From Podospora bellae-mahoneyi strain CBS 112042 chromosome 3, whole genome shotgun sequence, the proteins below share one genomic window:
- a CDS encoding hypothetical protein (EggNog:ENOG503PYKE) — MGLSNPDGPDTGYHQSVESAIRKLGLSREEAAELQGYIKRLLDEDKAFPKGYPVESLLMHRYQKDWKHLRIWKEEPVISVEPAFARCVEAVRDGLNLSTFISVCLPVNASAATGSYAATGQAGLGYGSESESTSTRKSRGSSTSRDHKFDSVSSRTPTPSCSKEIYHGRFDNQGFRGSPPPGPLYVRRHSRLNLSSPLRTPSFHGSGSDLGPGSRGRKYPPIVERQYSLPLAHPRPRSLSSSRATSPILTPHLAFPPSSPLTPNKPNWDFTPNNHDMHDYTVTECTKTSSYRTRTWYPESHPTSRNTPSFVCPSTPYSNSIIRKMDTTTAPTTPSRKPSARISVTDIIPAPLNFPRPRRTSDSTASHSHHVQRKDTHPRLPHPNPAPPAPPTHRSPTPPNLPITKPKQLNSPPHDPTITKTGKPNSSPHEDLIDNLCLGKKRDMTPDFEIIPVTRLSPQSQSQSSQTHQQSHRRERAKSKSRGDDRRMDRPPKREEEPERGSWRKLVCGCCCDEH, encoded by the coding sequence ATGGGTCTCTCGAATCCAGATGGCCCCGACACTGGGTATCATCAGAGCGTAGAATCAGCAATTCGCAAGCTGGGACTCTCTCGTGAAGAGGCAGCGGAGCTCCAAGGCTACATCAAGCGGCTTCTAGACGAAGACAAAGCTTTTCCCAAGGGATATCCCGTCGAATCCCTTCTCATGCACCGATACCAAAAGGACTGGAAGCACTTGCGTATATGGAAAGAGGAGCCCGTCATCAGTGTTGAGCCTGCGTTCGCGAGGTGTGTGGAAGCAGTGCGGGATGGCTTGAACTTGTCCACATTCATCTCGGTCTGCCTTCCAGTCAATGCTTCTGCTGCCACAGGCTCTTATGCAGCTACAGGACAAGCCGGCTTGGGATACGGCAGTGAGAGCGAGAGTACATCCACCCGCAAATCCAGAGGAAGCAGCACCAGTCGCGACCACAAGTTCGACAGTGTTTCCTCGAGAACACCAACACCGAGTTGCAGCAAGGAGATTTATCACGGAAGGTTCGACAATCAGGGGTTTCGAGGCAGTCCACCCCCAGGCCCGCTTTATGTTCGACGTCACTCTAGATTGAATTTATCCTCGCCTCTCAGAACACCCTCTTTTCATGGCAGCGGGTCGGATCTGGGTCCCGGCTCACGAGGCAGGAAATACCCCCCCATCGTTGAGCGGCAATACTCACTTCCTTTGGCTCATCCCCGACCACGATCATTAAGCAGCTCCAGGGCAACTTCTCCGATTTTGACACCTCATCTCGCGTTTCCGCCGTCTTCCCCCCTTACACCGAACAAACCAAACTGGGACTTCACTCCAAACAACCATGACATGCACGACTACACCGTTACGGAGTGTACCAAAACATCATCCTACCGCACCCGCACCTGGTACCCAGaatcccatcccacctctcGTAACACCCCATCTTTCGTCTGCCCTAGCACCCCCtacagcaacagcatcatcCGAAAAAtggacaccaccaccgctccaACCACACCCAGCCGCAAACCCTCTGCGCGCATCAGCGTGACCGACATCATCCCCGCCCCGCTAAACTTCCCCCGTCCCCGGCGTACATCCGACTCAACCGCCAGCCACAGCCATCACGTCCAGCGCAAAGACACCCATCCTCGTCTGCCTCATCCCAACCCTGCGCCCccagcacctccaacccatcgctcacccactcctccaaacttacccatcaccaaaccTAAACAGCTTAACAGCCCTCCACACGacccaaccatcaccaaaaccgGAAAACCCAACTCCTCTCCTCATGAGGACCTGATCGATAATCTGTGCCtaggaaagaaaagggacaTGACCCCCGACTTTGAGATCATCCCCGTGACTCGACTCTCGCCTCAGTCTCAATCTCAGTCGTCACAAACTCATCAACAGAGTCACAGGCGGGAGAGAGCCAAGTCTAAATCGAGGGGTGATGATCGGAGGATGGACAGACCGCccaagagagaagaagagccgGAAAGGGGATCGTGGAGAAAGCTAGTttgtgggtgttgttgtgatgAGCATTGA